A section of the bacterium genome encodes:
- the lpxB gene encoding lipid-A-disaccharide synthase: MNKRVLIVAGEASGDLHGARLLRELRSQVGELDLYGLGGEGMRAQGVDLIADVSTISVIGLAEVARVLPRARKIFREVVARAKAEPPDVAVLIDFPEFNLRLAPVLSELGIKVVYYVSPQVWAWRKGRVKSMARCVDRMLVFFPFEEAFYRGRVDVIHVGHPLVDEVPSRPQVWDSKGEQTPLKVVLLPGSRSSEVKRLLPVLLPAVRELKRVRDALQVVLVEASTVRAGVIERLLEDSGVEVERVPEADRFEAIASAHLALCASGTATLEVGLLRTPMIVVYRIGLFSYWLGRIVVKVPFVSLVNLVLGKAAVPELIQSEAAADKIAAEALDLLGNEARRETMRAELGGLRRALGESGAAARAAAEVASFLGGGTA; the protein is encoded by the coding sequence ATGAACAAGCGGGTTCTGATTGTCGCCGGTGAGGCTTCGGGCGATCTCCACGGCGCGCGACTGTTGCGCGAGCTGCGCAGCCAGGTCGGCGAGCTCGACCTGTATGGCCTGGGGGGCGAGGGAATGAGGGCGCAGGGCGTTGATCTCATCGCCGACGTCTCGACGATCTCGGTTATCGGACTGGCGGAAGTCGCCAGGGTACTTCCACGGGCGCGCAAGATCTTCAGAGAGGTCGTGGCTCGTGCGAAAGCCGAACCCCCCGACGTCGCGGTGTTGATCGACTTCCCCGAGTTCAACCTCCGCCTGGCGCCCGTTCTGAGCGAGTTGGGCATCAAGGTCGTCTATTACGTAAGCCCCCAGGTCTGGGCTTGGCGGAAGGGGCGAGTCAAGTCAATGGCACGGTGCGTCGACAGGATGCTGGTTTTCTTTCCATTCGAAGAGGCCTTTTATCGGGGTCGAGTCGACGTGATCCACGTGGGTCACCCCCTGGTCGACGAAGTGCCGTCGAGACCGCAGGTTTGGGATTCGAAGGGCGAACAAACGCCGCTCAAGGTTGTTCTACTCCCCGGCTCCCGCAGCAGCGAGGTCAAGCGTCTTCTTCCGGTCCTTCTGCCGGCCGTCCGTGAGTTGAAGCGAGTGCGTGACGCGCTTCAGGTCGTGCTGGTCGAGGCTTCGACGGTGAGAGCTGGGGTGATCGAGCGGCTCCTCGAGGACAGCGGTGTCGAGGTGGAAAGAGTCCCGGAGGCCGACCGGTTCGAAGCGATCGCGTCGGCCCACCTCGCCCTGTGTGCTTCGGGAACCGCTACCCTGGAGGTAGGATTGCTGCGAACGCCCATGATCGTCGTGTATCGAATTGGCTTGTTCAGTTATTGGCTGGGGCGGATCGTGGTGAAAGTTCCATTCGTCAGTTTGGTGAACCTGGTCCTGGGCAAGGCCGCCGTGCCGGAGCTGATTCAAAGCGAAGCGGCGGCCGACAAGATAGCTGCTGAGGCTCTGGATCTCCTCGGAAACGAGGCTCGGCGCGAGACGATGCGTGCCGAGTTGGGCGGGCTGAGGCGCGCGCTCGGGGAATCCGGCGCCGCCGCCCGCGCCGCCGCCGAGGTCGCGAGTTTTCTCGGAGGCGGGACGGCATGA
- a CDS encoding ABC transporter ATP-binding protein — MSVLGFLGGYFKRYWLWIIFAAATAGVFALATGALVVLIEPVFEEVLQTNAQDVEQVRDILEGAGEKTSAVRSAAAKAYEQLKDYWGVTEDTVVYFVPLLVIAVFLFRSVAAFVSSYLFQHIGLRVMTDIRNSLYRRILEQSSRFHAQHPSGELTSRIVNDIAVMQAAVSTRAVDLVQQSMTLVVLMVVLFQNNRSLALVCAIGIPAVLFPIVRFGQGMGRTSHKSQERVADLANLVGEGARGHRVVKAFGMEDFEQGRFAEATRRHLRVNLWASMLNSLSSPVIETMSVIGMCGLLVYAGLQIRQGAMSASGFIAFLFNLVWMYEPIRKLNKVNLVIQQSLAAVKRVKGLVELPLEIADRPNAQVIPNVEADIAFENISFAYTEQVVLRDVSLRIRKGEVVALVGPSGAGKSTLVNLLPRFFDPDSGCVRIDGIDIRDFTLESLRGLIGLVTQDTILFNDSVRNNIAYGQQDVSLERIREASAAAYADEFIMRLPQAYDTVIGESGLHLSGGQRQRLAIARALFKDAPILILDEATSQLDAESEALVQKALVNLMEGRTTMVIAHRLATVQIADRIVVLDNGRVVEQGQHNELMAGGGVYKRLYDLQFQE; from the coding sequence ATGAGTGTGCTCGGGTTCCTGGGCGGTTACTTCAAGCGCTACTGGCTGTGGATCATCTTCGCCGCAGCTACCGCGGGCGTTTTCGCCCTGGCCACCGGCGCACTGGTCGTGTTGATCGAGCCGGTCTTCGAAGAGGTCCTCCAAACCAATGCCCAGGACGTCGAACAGGTTCGGGACATTCTAGAGGGTGCGGGAGAAAAGACCAGCGCGGTTCGCTCCGCCGCCGCCAAGGCATACGAGCAGCTCAAGGACTACTGGGGTGTCACCGAGGACACGGTCGTTTACTTCGTGCCGCTGTTGGTGATCGCGGTGTTCCTGTTCAGAAGCGTCGCGGCCTTCGTCAGCTCGTACCTGTTTCAGCACATCGGTCTGCGCGTGATGACCGATATTCGCAACAGCCTCTATCGCAGAATCCTGGAGCAGAGCAGCCGCTTTCACGCCCAGCACCCGTCCGGTGAGCTCACCAGCCGGATCGTCAACGACATCGCCGTGATGCAGGCCGCGGTATCGACGCGAGCCGTCGATCTCGTGCAGCAGTCGATGACGCTCGTCGTGCTGATGGTGGTGCTGTTTCAAAACAACCGCAGTCTCGCCCTTGTTTGCGCCATCGGCATCCCGGCGGTCTTGTTTCCGATTGTCAGATTCGGCCAGGGAATGGGACGGACCAGTCACAAGAGCCAGGAGCGCGTGGCCGATCTGGCGAATTTGGTGGGCGAAGGAGCGCGCGGGCATCGAGTGGTCAAGGCCTTCGGGATGGAGGACTTCGAGCAGGGGCGCTTTGCCGAAGCTACGCGCCGGCACCTGCGAGTCAATCTCTGGGCCTCGATGTTGAACAGTCTCTCCAGTCCGGTGATCGAGACGATGAGTGTGATCGGCATGTGCGGGTTGCTGGTGTACGCGGGACTTCAAATTCGCCAGGGCGCGATGTCTGCCTCCGGCTTCATTGCGTTCCTGTTCAATCTGGTCTGGATGTATGAGCCGATCCGGAAGCTCAACAAGGTCAATCTCGTGATCCAGCAGTCGTTGGCGGCGGTCAAGAGGGTCAAGGGTCTGGTCGAGCTCCCGCTCGAGATCGCCGATCGACCCAACGCCCAAGTCATCCCGAACGTCGAGGCCGACATCGCCTTCGAGAACATTTCCTTTGCCTATACCGAGCAGGTCGTCTTGCGCGACGTCAGCCTTCGAATTCGCAAGGGCGAGGTGGTGGCGCTGGTGGGCCCGTCCGGAGCCGGCAAGAGCACTTTGGTCAACCTTCTGCCGCGCTTCTTTGATCCCGACTCCGGCTGTGTTCGCATCGACGGCATCGATATCCGCGACTTCACTCTCGAGAGTCTGCGCGGCCTGATCGGCCTGGTAACCCAGGACACGATTCTCTTTAACGACAGCGTGCGAAACAACATTGCCTACGGACAGCAAGACGTTTCGCTCGAGAGAATCCGCGAGGCGTCGGCCGCCGCCTACGCCGATGAGTTCATCATGCGATTGCCACAGGCGTACGACACCGTTATCGGCGAGTCGGGGCTTCACCTTTCGGGTGGACAGCGTCAGAGGCTGGCGATCGCGCGAGCGCTCTTCAAAGACGCGCCGATTCTGATTCTCGACGAAGCGACTTCGCAGCTCGATGCCGAGTCGGAAGCCTTGGTCCAGAAGGCGCTGGTGAACCTCATGGAGGGCCGGACGACAATGGTCATCGCGCATCGCTTGGCGACGGTGCAGATCGCGGATCGGATTGTCGTGCTCGATAACGGGAGGGTTGTCGAGCAGGGGCAGCACAACGAGTTGATGGCCGGCGGTGGCGTCTACAAGCGACTGTACGACTTGCAGTTTCAGGAGTAG
- a CDS encoding YicC family protein: protein MTGFGEGRAENERLEVVAVLRTVNHRFLDLSVRMPEEFRMHEPELVQRLRDALDRGRVELRLTVTPRGERAVRVHIDEEVAARYVEVSNRLAERDGVAQGLASGDLLRLPEVVSVEPADAATPSRDKEALGRALDEALENLLAVRSREGADLAGVLQRTVGDLTKVVSRLAQLRSGLQQTLYERTRDRLEDLAGEVGVDESRLAQEVALLVDRADVQEEIDRLNAHVERFAALLDAEDAVGKRLDFLAQEILRELNTIGSKCRDSKATQLVLDGKVLCEQLREQVQNVE, encoded by the coding sequence ATGACGGGTTTCGGTGAGGGAAGAGCCGAGAACGAACGGCTCGAGGTTGTCGCCGTCTTGCGCACGGTCAACCATCGTTTTCTGGACCTGTCGGTGCGCATGCCCGAGGAGTTCAGGATGCACGAGCCGGAGTTGGTCCAGAGGCTGCGGGACGCGCTCGATAGGGGCCGAGTGGAGCTCAGGCTCACGGTCACGCCCAGGGGCGAACGAGCGGTCAGGGTCCACATCGACGAAGAGGTCGCGGCGCGCTACGTCGAGGTATCGAACCGGCTCGCCGAGAGGGATGGCGTCGCGCAAGGCCTGGCGAGTGGCGACCTGTTGCGCCTGCCAGAGGTGGTATCGGTCGAACCGGCCGACGCTGCGACACCGAGCCGGGACAAGGAGGCTCTCGGCAGGGCACTGGACGAAGCGCTCGAAAACCTGCTTGCGGTTCGATCGAGAGAAGGAGCTGACCTGGCCGGAGTGCTGCAAAGAACGGTGGGCGATCTGACCAAGGTGGTTTCTCGTCTGGCGCAGCTGCGTTCCGGGCTCCAGCAGACACTCTACGAAAGAACACGTGATCGCCTCGAAGATCTGGCCGGCGAAGTCGGCGTTGACGAAAGCCGGTTGGCGCAAGAAGTGGCGCTGCTGGTCGATCGAGCCGACGTTCAGGAGGAGATCGATCGGCTGAATGCCCATGTCGAGAGATTCGCGGCCCTCCTCGACGCCGAGGATGCGGTGGGCAAGCGCCTCGACTTCCTCGCGCAGGAGATTCTGCGAGAACTGAACACGATCGGCTCCAAGTGTCGCGACTCGAAGGCGACGCAGCTGGTTCTCGACGGCAAGGTTCTCTGTGAACAGCTTCGGGAACAGGTACAGAACGTAGAGTAG
- a CDS encoding uracil-DNA glycosylase, which translates to MSLAGVAKEANGCEECRLSKTRKSVVFGSGNPDADLMFIGEGPGAEEDRQGLPFVGPAGELLTKIIQAIGLQRDDVYIANVVKCRPPQNRDPHPDEAKACRGFLERQVELIRPRVIVALGRVAAQNLLDSSAPLGRLRNDWHSFKGVPVRATYHPAALLRNASWKRPTWEDMQVVRDRLNK; encoded by the coding sequence CTGTCTCTTGCCGGTGTCGCCAAAGAGGCGAACGGCTGCGAGGAGTGCCGGCTGAGCAAGACCAGGAAAAGCGTCGTCTTCGGTTCGGGAAACCCGGACGCCGATCTCATGTTCATTGGCGAGGGACCGGGCGCGGAGGAGGATCGGCAGGGTCTGCCTTTCGTGGGGCCTGCCGGAGAGCTCCTGACCAAGATCATTCAGGCCATAGGTCTCCAGCGAGACGACGTCTACATCGCTAACGTCGTCAAGTGCCGGCCGCCGCAGAACCGGGATCCCCACCCCGACGAGGCCAAGGCCTGCCGAGGGTTCTTGGAGCGTCAGGTTGAGCTCATCCGGCCTCGCGTTATCGTGGCCCTGGGCAGAGTGGCGGCGCAGAACCTCCTGGACAGCTCGGCTCCGCTGGGGCGTCTACGCAACGACTGGCACAGTTTCAAGGGTGTGCCGGTGCGAGCGACGTATCATCCCGCGGCTCTCCTGCGGAACGCTTCCTGGAAGCGACCGACTTGGGAAGACATGCAGGTGGTGCGCGATCGGCTCAATAAGTAG
- the gmk gene encoding guanylate kinase, whose product MRGTLLIVSAPSGVGKTTLIRRALTGEDSALEGVRFSVSHTTRAARSDEVDGRDYHFVDESVFRSMLERDEFLEWADVYGQLKGTSRNAVLPLLERGFDVILDIDVQGAAQVLQSYSEAESVLILPPSFAELERRIRERGGDPPDQLARRLALSLPAIERYEMYGYVMINDDLIRAQETLRAILIAIRHRRERQSECVAEILEDFRSSLGKAGTEGF is encoded by the coding sequence GTGAGGGGAACACTCTTGATTGTGTCGGCTCCGTCAGGGGTCGGGAAGACCACGTTGATTCGGCGCGCGCTGACCGGAGAGGACTCGGCGCTCGAGGGCGTCCGTTTTTCCGTCAGCCACACGACCCGGGCCGCCCGCTCGGACGAAGTCGACGGTCGCGACTACCACTTCGTGGATGAATCGGTCTTTAGAAGCATGCTCGAGCGAGACGAGTTTCTCGAATGGGCGGATGTCTACGGCCAGCTCAAGGGCACTTCCCGAAACGCGGTTCTGCCGCTCTTGGAGCGGGGCTTCGACGTCATTCTCGACATCGACGTGCAGGGCGCCGCGCAGGTGCTCCAAAGCTATTCCGAGGCGGAAAGTGTGCTGATTCTGCCACCGAGCTTTGCCGAGCTGGAGAGGAGAATCCGCGAGCGCGGCGGAGACCCACCCGACCAGCTGGCCCGGCGGCTCGCCCTGTCTCTTCCGGCCATCGAGCGTTACGAGATGTACGGCTATGTTATGATCAACGATGATCTGATACGCGCGCAGGAAACCCTGCGCGCAATTCTCATAGCAATCCGACACCGCCGTGAGCGGCAGAGCGAGTGCGTCGCCGAAATCCTTGAGGACTTTCGGAGCTCACTCGGCAAAGCCGGCACGGAGGGATTCTGA
- the coaBC gene encoding bifunctional phosphopantothenoylcysteine decarboxylase/phosphopantothenate--cysteine ligase CoaBC, giving the protein MPMRSRNLLLGVTGGIAAYKAPAIVRRLREQGFDVRCAMTRAAESFVAPLSLEVVSEAAVYRQSYLEANESGRELHIEAAEWAEAVCVAPATSNFLAKFALGIADDFLLTSLLAFDGPVLAAPAMHPKMWGQRALQAHVATLNRCGVRFLGPASGELASGDKGIGRMLEPEDIAAEAARLLQRTGALKGVRVLVSAGPTREAIDPVRFLSSRSTGKMGFAVAAAAAAEGAEVVLVTGPVALETPAGVERVDIVSAAEMANAIRELAIGCDVVAMAAAVADLRPASPADHKIKKALASDRLELERTEDILSGLRDLVPSAVLVGFAAETQRLEEFARDKLRSKRLDLIVANDVSRSDIGFASDDNEVTILRARGDSLDVPKAAKAEIAGRIIDAIAEELESKSGKVVSISG; this is encoded by the coding sequence GTGCCGATGAGATCACGGAACCTACTGCTGGGGGTCACCGGGGGAATCGCCGCCTACAAGGCGCCGGCGATCGTACGTAGGTTGCGAGAGCAAGGCTTCGACGTCCGCTGCGCCATGACGCGTGCGGCCGAGTCTTTCGTCGCGCCCCTCTCTCTGGAAGTGGTTTCGGAGGCTGCGGTGTATCGACAGAGCTACCTCGAAGCCAACGAGAGCGGCCGCGAGCTCCACATCGAGGCCGCGGAGTGGGCGGAAGCGGTCTGTGTCGCTCCCGCAACCTCGAACTTTCTTGCCAAATTCGCGCTCGGGATCGCCGACGATTTCCTGCTGACCTCGCTGCTGGCATTTGACGGTCCGGTGCTTGCCGCACCGGCGATGCATCCCAAGATGTGGGGACAGAGAGCGCTCCAGGCCCATGTCGCCACTCTCAACCGCTGCGGGGTCCGGTTTCTCGGGCCGGCAAGCGGTGAGCTGGCGTCTGGGGACAAGGGCATCGGGCGGATGCTCGAGCCGGAGGATATTGCCGCCGAGGCGGCGCGTCTGCTGCAACGGACGGGGGCGTTGAAGGGCGTTCGAGTGCTGGTGAGCGCGGGCCCGACGCGCGAGGCGATCGATCCGGTTCGATTCCTCTCGAGCCGCTCCACTGGCAAAATGGGTTTCGCCGTCGCCGCGGCGGCGGCGGCGGAGGGCGCGGAAGTGGTTCTGGTTACAGGCCCGGTGGCGCTCGAGACCCCGGCGGGCGTCGAGCGCGTGGACATCGTGAGCGCGGCAGAGATGGCGAACGCGATTCGTGAGCTGGCGATCGGCTGCGACGTAGTCGCAATGGCGGCCGCGGTTGCGGATCTGCGCCCGGCTTCGCCCGCGGATCACAAGATCAAGAAGGCCCTGGCCTCCGATCGACTCGAGCTCGAGCGCACGGAGGATATTCTGAGCGGGCTTCGCGATCTCGTCCCCAGCGCCGTTCTCGTCGGCTTTGCCGCCGAGACCCAGCGGCTCGAGGAATTCGCTCGAGACAAGCTTCGGTCCAAACGGCTGGACCTGATTGTCGCCAACGATGTCTCGCGATCGGATATCGGTTTCGCGAGCGATGACAACGAGGTGACGATTCTGAGGGCGCGAGGAGACTCTCTGGACGTGCCCAAAGCGGCGAAGGCGGAAATCGCTGGGAGAATCATCGACGCCATCGCGGAGGAACTGGAGTCCAAGAGTGGAAAAGTTGTCTCGATCTCTGGTTGA
- a CDS encoding glycosyltransferase family 2 protein produces the protein MDVSVLVPVLNEQDTVATLSARVVEVLEGLGKAFEIIFVDDGSSDQTCARVREMNQVDARVRLVRLRRNFGKAAALSAGFDASHGAILVTMDGDLQDDPAEIPRFLERLEAEDLDLVSGWKKKRHDPISKRLPSKVFNWATRIMGNMDLHDFNCGFKAYRREVLDQIAVYGELHRFIPVLASRKGFRVGELAVQHHPRRHGVSKYGWDRYYKGLLDLITVFFITKYTRRPLHLFGAIGLLSLTIGLAINTYLAILWFNNETLSNRPLLLLGILMMLVGIQVLTTGLIGEMITYKSFDRRDSYSIKEKVG, from the coding sequence CTGGACGTCAGCGTCCTGGTGCCGGTCCTGAACGAGCAGGACACGGTTGCCACGCTGTCGGCCCGGGTCGTCGAGGTTCTGGAGGGCCTCGGCAAGGCCTTCGAGATTATCTTCGTCGACGACGGTTCGTCCGACCAGACCTGTGCACGGGTTCGGGAAATGAATCAGGTGGATGCACGGGTTCGTTTGGTCAGGCTGCGGAGAAACTTCGGTAAAGCGGCTGCTCTCTCGGCCGGGTTCGACGCGTCTCATGGTGCGATTCTGGTGACCATGGACGGCGACCTTCAGGACGACCCCGCCGAGATTCCGCGATTCCTCGAGCGACTGGAGGCCGAGGATCTCGATCTGGTCTCCGGGTGGAAGAAAAAGCGCCACGACCCGATTTCGAAGCGTCTGCCGTCGAAGGTCTTCAACTGGGCGACCCGGATCATGGGAAACATGGATCTGCATGACTTCAACTGCGGCTTCAAGGCCTACCGGCGAGAGGTTCTCGACCAGATCGCGGTCTACGGCGAGCTGCACAGATTCATCCCGGTTCTCGCCAGTCGGAAGGGATTTCGAGTCGGAGAGCTCGCGGTTCAGCACCATCCGCGCCGGCACGGTGTCAGCAAGTACGGTTGGGATCGGTACTACAAGGGCCTGCTCGACCTGATCACCGTTTTCTTCATCACCAAATACACTCGGCGGCCGCTTCACCTTTTCGGGGCGATCGGCCTGCTTTCCCTGACCATCGGGCTGGCGATCAACACCTACCTGGCCATTCTCTGGTTCAACAACGAGACTCTGTCAAACCGGCCCCTCCTCCTGTTAGGCATCCTGATGATGCTGGTGGGCATTCAGGTGCTGACCACCGGGCTGATCGGCGAGATGATCACCTATAAGAGCTTCGATCGCCGGGATTCGTACTCGATCAAGGAAAAAGTGGGTTGA
- the rpoZ gene encoding DNA-directed RNA polymerase subunit omega, with the protein MLKYPDKIDSKFRFVLLSATRAEQLVRGAKPKTESGPGKPSRVAMKEIRRELIDWDYGPAPEPQEEEEPAEETES; encoded by the coding sequence GTGTTGAAGTATCCCGACAAGATTGACAGTAAGTTCAGATTCGTTCTGCTTTCCGCCACGAGGGCGGAACAGCTTGTGCGTGGAGCGAAGCCGAAAACCGAGTCCGGCCCCGGCAAACCGAGTCGCGTTGCCATGAAGGAGATCCGGCGAGAGCTGATCGACTGGGACTACGGACCGGCTCCCGAGCCCCAGGAGGAAGAGGAGCCGGCGGAAGAGACCGAGTCGTAG